The following coding sequences lie in one Maribacter forsetii DSM 18668 genomic window:
- a CDS encoding GNAT family N-acetyltransferase has protein sequence MSYKIIEITSQETLVIRHQVMWPNKPLNYIKLPKDNVGRHYGLFLEDQLTSVISLFIHHKEAQFRKFATLESHQGKGYGSILLNEIMQIAATESLTKIWCNARQSKTNYYTKFGMIVTNKTYVKGGIDFVIMERTFP, from the coding sequence ATGTCGTACAAAATCATTGAAATTACTTCTCAGGAAACATTAGTCATTAGACACCAGGTTATGTGGCCCAACAAGCCTTTAAATTATATCAAATTACCTAAAGACAACGTGGGAAGGCATTACGGTCTATTTTTAGAAGACCAATTAACATCAGTAATCTCTCTGTTCATACATCATAAGGAAGCCCAATTTAGAAAATTTGCTACATTAGAAAGTCACCAAGGCAAAGGATATGGTAGTATATTATTAAATGAAATAATGCAAATAGCCGCTACAGAATCACTAACAAAAATCTGGTGCAATGCTAGACAGAGCAAGACTAATTATTACACTAAATTCGGGATGATAGTAACCAACAAAACTTATGTGAAAGGTGGAATAGATTTCGTAATTATGGAGAGAACTTTTCCTTAA
- a CDS encoding winged helix-turn-helix transcriptional regulator, whose protein sequence is MNSKKYCPLDHTMNLIGTKWKPIVLFHLLEGRVRSGVLQKKVPGISNKMFTQTVRELEKDGLIIREVFPVVPPKVEYGLSERGKSLENILLSLDSWGAKDNSNNLV, encoded by the coding sequence ATGAATTCAAAAAAATATTGTCCCTTAGACCATACCATGAATTTAATTGGTACAAAATGGAAACCCATTGTACTTTTTCATCTTTTGGAGGGTCGGGTTCGGTCTGGTGTACTACAAAAAAAAGTACCGGGCATATCAAATAAAATGTTTACCCAAACCGTAAGAGAGTTAGAAAAAGACGGATTGATTATACGCGAGGTTTTCCCAGTAGTACCTCCAAAAGTAGAATATGGCTTAAGTGAGCGTGGAAAATCACTGGAAAATATTCTATTGAGCTTAGATTCATGGGGAGCAAAAGACAACTCTAACAATCTAGTATAA
- a CDS encoding VOC family protein codes for MKTNTAYPKSFSHIGITVPNITKAVKFYSEVMGWYVIMEPSKIKKEKETAIGLMCIDVFGDDWEEFEIAHMSTSDGIGVELFSFPHGVKEAAEFSPFNTGLFHFCIQDPNIEDLVAKIVENGGKQRMPIREYYPKDKPYKMCYVEDPFGIVFEVYTHSYELTYSSGAYTG; via the coding sequence ATGAAAACAAATACAGCATACCCCAAATCATTTTCACATATTGGCATTACAGTTCCTAATATTACAAAGGCTGTAAAATTTTACTCAGAAGTAATGGGCTGGTATGTTATTATGGAACCATCAAAAATTAAGAAAGAGAAAGAAACCGCTATCGGTCTTATGTGTATTGATGTCTTTGGCGATGATTGGGAAGAGTTTGAAATTGCCCACATGTCAACTTCTGACGGAATAGGTGTTGAGTTATTCTCTTTTCCTCATGGAGTAAAAGAAGCTGCGGAGTTTAGTCCGTTTAATACCGGTTTGTTTCACTTTTGTATTCAAGACCCTAATATTGAAGATTTGGTTGCCAAAATCGTGGAAAATGGTGGTAAGCAAAGAATGCCGATTCGTGAGTATTATCCAAAAGACAAGCCATACAAAATGTGTTATGTAGAAGACCCTTTCGGAATCGTTTTCGAAGTATACACACATAGTTATGAATTAACGTATTCTTCTGGTGCTTATACTGGATAA
- a CDS encoding glycoside hydrolase family 2 protein, with the protein MKSLTNIPLLFFIFFSISIAAQETEYADLLQNIDARQKTSLNGKWDIIVDPLENGFYNHRLQEYDKGYFKNAKMQSPSDLIEYNFDTSLQLNVPGDWNTQMDKLYYYEGTLWYKKDFNYTPTKNEESFLYFEAVNYEAIVYLNGEKIGKHVGGYTPFQFNVTDKLVEGNNFVVVKVDNKRKKENVPTVNQDWWNYGGITRSVHLVTVPKKHISDYSVQLEKGKYNTINGWVAVANSDDGETLSIQIPELKKTVKATVTNGKASFSIKAKPKLWSPKSPKLYEVIIETSTDKLIDHIGFRNISTDGSKILVNGKETFLKGISIHEEAAFKTGRIVSAEECKVLLNWAKELGCNFLRLAHYPHSEAMVKEAEKMGFLIWSEIPVYWTIQFDNEDTYANAENQLTEMISRDKNRAAVVLWSMANETPESEPRLSFIGNLAQKARQLDDTRLITAALDTQGKGDDGNLIEDPLGEVVDVIGINNYCGWYYGDLDSCSSIKWASAYNKPMIMSEIGGGALYGLHGDKNERWTEEYQDELFKSNIEMMKNIDFMSGLSPWILMDFRSSRRPLRRIQDDFNRKGLISEQGMKKKAFFTLQEYYLEMDKR; encoded by the coding sequence ATGAAAAGCCTTACCAACATTCCGCTCCTTTTCTTTATATTTTTCAGCATATCCATTGCTGCTCAAGAAACGGAATACGCTGATCTACTTCAAAATATAGATGCCAGACAAAAGACATCATTAAATGGAAAATGGGATATTATCGTAGATCCATTAGAAAACGGATTTTACAATCACAGACTGCAAGAGTATGATAAGGGTTATTTTAAGAATGCAAAAATGCAATCGCCTTCTGACCTTATAGAATATAATTTCGATACCAGCCTTCAGTTAAATGTACCAGGAGATTGGAACACCCAAATGGATAAGTTATACTACTATGAAGGCACATTGTGGTACAAGAAAGATTTCAATTATACGCCCACTAAAAATGAAGAAAGCTTTCTATATTTTGAAGCAGTTAATTATGAAGCAATCGTTTATTTGAACGGAGAAAAAATTGGTAAACATGTTGGAGGTTACACTCCGTTCCAATTTAATGTCACAGATAAGCTCGTTGAAGGAAATAACTTTGTTGTAGTTAAAGTCGATAACAAACGTAAAAAAGAAAATGTACCTACCGTAAACCAAGATTGGTGGAACTATGGTGGTATAACTAGGTCTGTTCATTTAGTTACCGTTCCTAAAAAGCATATATCCGATTATTCAGTTCAATTGGAGAAAGGGAAATATAATACCATTAATGGCTGGGTAGCTGTAGCAAATTCTGATGATGGCGAAACGTTAAGCATTCAAATACCAGAACTTAAGAAAACAGTAAAGGCAACAGTTACCAATGGAAAAGCTTCTTTTTCAATAAAAGCCAAACCTAAATTATGGTCTCCAAAATCGCCTAAATTGTATGAGGTAATAATTGAAACCAGTACTGATAAACTAATCGATCATATAGGATTTAGAAATATTTCTACAGACGGCTCAAAAATATTGGTCAATGGTAAGGAAACCTTTTTAAAAGGAATTAGCATTCATGAAGAAGCAGCCTTTAAAACAGGTCGTATTGTATCTGCCGAAGAATGCAAAGTACTATTGAACTGGGCAAAAGAATTGGGTTGCAATTTTTTACGACTGGCACATTATCCACATTCCGAGGCAATGGTGAAAGAGGCAGAAAAAATGGGCTTTTTGATCTGGTCAGAAATTCCCGTGTATTGGACCATACAATTCGATAATGAAGACACATACGCCAATGCTGAAAATCAATTGACCGAGATGATTTCCCGAGATAAAAACAGAGCTGCGGTGGTTTTATGGTCTATGGCAAATGAAACACCTGAAAGTGAGCCACGTTTATCGTTTATAGGAAATTTAGCCCAAAAAGCACGACAATTAGATGATACACGATTAATTACAGCTGCTTTAGATACGCAAGGCAAGGGTGATGATGGTAATTTAATAGAAGACCCGTTAGGTGAAGTCGTTGATGTTATTGGGATCAATAATTATTGCGGATGGTATTATGGTGATTTAGATTCATGTAGTAGTATTAAATGGGCAAGTGCTTACAACAAACCAATGATCATGAGTGAAATTGGCGGTGGGGCTTTATATGGCTTACATGGTGATAAAAATGAAAGATGGACAGAAGAATACCAAGATGAACTCTTTAAGTCTAATATTGAAATGATGAAAAACATCGATTTTATGTCAGGATTATCTCCATGGATTTTGATGGACTTTCGTTCATCAAGACGTCCACTACGACGAATTCAAGATGATTTCAATAGAAAAGGATTGATCTCTGAACAAGGCATGAAGAAGAAGGCTTTTTTCACCTTACAAGAGTATTATCTTGAAATGGATAAGAGATAA
- a CDS encoding TonB-dependent receptor, translating to MIKKGKRKVRLRWLSVTSIIILLLSYTPVLAQESYTISGKITDIDNGETLFGASVFLEGTSIGVVTNEYGFYSITAPKGEYRLLITYMGYADIKQDVNLNSNQNINFEISEVSTQLDEVEVTAEESEIAVLRKPEMSVLKMNIETVKQMPVVLGEVDILKSLQMLPGVTNNGEGTGGFHVRGGAGDQNLVLLDEAIIYNTSHMFGFFSVFNADAIKDVKLYKGGIPARYGGRVSSVLDVRQKDGNSKRFAATGGIGIISSRLALEAPLFKEKGSFLIAGRRSYADLLLKAAGQDNSVSFYDLNLKTNYKINTNNRLFLSGYFGRDAFELGENFSSSYGNSTANLRWNHIFNEKLFSNLSLIYSKYDYELGITSAEFDWVSSITNYNLKYDLKYYFSDKFKLDFGASGIYYQFDPGEIKPTSETSAVNPLLLDNKKAIESGVYVNAEHKLTNKITAQYGLRYSAFTRLGGQPMTEYENDQPVVYNSNLGIYERGTAIGETVYDNGDAIKSFGNLEPRASLAYTIDDNSSLKAGFSRVAQYIHLLSNTSSATPLDVWAPSGQYIDPQLSNQYALGYFRNFKNKAYSMEAEVYYKNTDNRIDYIDGSDLIGQNTIETEILKGESRAYGLELLFRKNEGKFTGWIAYTLSKSEQRTPGGNAGGLGINDGNWYNTPYDRTHDVSVSGSYKLNDKWSFGTNLVFQTGRPVTYPNGQYEYEGVSIASYSDRNSDRLPAYHRLDLSVNYKPNRKPNAKLKGEWVLGIYNAYNRKNAASVSFGQNIETGANEATRTAIFGIVPSITYNFKF from the coding sequence ATGATTAAAAAAGGAAAGCGTAAAGTGCGCTTAAGGTGGCTTAGCGTCACAAGTATTATTATTTTATTACTTAGTTACACTCCGGTTTTAGCTCAAGAAAGCTATACCATAAGTGGTAAAATAACCGACATTGACAACGGTGAAACCCTTTTTGGGGCTTCCGTTTTTTTAGAAGGTACTAGTATTGGTGTAGTGACCAATGAATATGGTTTTTATTCCATTACTGCCCCAAAAGGTGAGTATCGCTTACTCATTACCTATATGGGGTATGCTGATATTAAACAGGATGTAAACCTGAACAGCAACCAAAACATCAATTTTGAAATTTCTGAAGTTTCTACCCAATTAGATGAAGTAGAGGTAACGGCAGAGGAGTCTGAAATTGCCGTGCTGCGTAAACCCGAAATGAGTGTTCTTAAAATGAACATTGAAACCGTAAAACAAATGCCGGTGGTTTTGGGCGAAGTAGATATTCTAAAGTCCTTACAAATGTTACCGGGTGTTACCAATAATGGTGAAGGAACTGGCGGTTTTCATGTACGTGGCGGTGCTGGGGACCAAAATCTTGTGCTGTTAGATGAGGCTATTATTTATAACACATCGCACATGTTCGGTTTCTTCTCGGTCTTCAATGCAGATGCCATAAAAGATGTAAAACTGTATAAAGGTGGTATTCCCGCACGCTATGGTGGTCGTGTTTCTTCGGTTTTAGATGTGAGACAAAAGGATGGAAACAGTAAAAGGTTTGCCGCCACGGGTGGTATTGGCATAATATCTAGCCGTTTGGCGCTTGAAGCTCCGTTATTCAAAGAAAAGGGCTCTTTTTTAATTGCGGGTAGACGTTCGTATGCCGATCTATTATTGAAAGCTGCCGGACAGGATAACAGTGTTAGCTTTTACGATTTAAACCTTAAAACGAATTATAAGATCAATACGAACAACCGACTTTTTCTTTCCGGATATTTTGGTAGGGATGCTTTTGAGCTGGGAGAAAACTTTAGTAGTTCGTATGGTAACTCCACCGCAAACCTTCGTTGGAACCATATTTTTAACGAAAAACTGTTTTCTAATCTTTCCCTTATCTATAGTAAGTATGATTATGAATTGGGCATTACTTCGGCTGAGTTTGATTGGGTGTCGTCTATTACCAATTACAATCTTAAATATGATCTTAAATATTATTTTAGCGATAAATTCAAACTGGATTTTGGCGCAAGCGGAATATATTATCAGTTTGATCCCGGCGAGATAAAGCCAACTTCTGAAACCTCTGCTGTAAATCCTTTATTGTTAGATAATAAAAAGGCTATCGAAAGCGGCGTCTACGTAAATGCCGAGCATAAATTGACAAATAAAATAACGGCTCAATACGGGTTGCGTTATAGTGCGTTTACAAGATTGGGTGGTCAACCCATGACGGAATATGAAAATGACCAACCAGTAGTCTACAATTCAAACTTAGGTATATATGAGCGCGGTACTGCAATAGGGGAGACGGTTTACGATAATGGAGATGCCATTAAATCTTTTGGAAATTTAGAACCTAGAGCTTCACTTGCCTATACAATTGATGATAATTCTTCATTAAAAGCTGGTTTCTCTAGAGTGGCGCAATACATTCATTTGTTATCGAATACTTCTTCTGCAACTCCTTTAGATGTTTGGGCACCAAGCGGACAATATATAGACCCTCAACTATCTAATCAATATGCTTTGGGCTACTTCCGTAATTTTAAGAACAAAGCTTATTCTATGGAAGCTGAAGTGTACTATAAGAATACCGATAATAGAATTGATTATATAGATGGTTCTGACCTTATTGGGCAAAATACCATTGAAACCGAAATATTAAAAGGGGAATCTAGAGCATACGGATTGGAGCTATTGTTCCGTAAGAACGAAGGTAAATTTACAGGGTGGATTGCTTACACCCTTTCCAAATCTGAACAGCGTACCCCTGGTGGAAATGCTGGTGGACTCGGTATTAACGACGGTAATTGGTACAACACGCCTTATGATAGAACGCATGATGTTTCTGTTTCGGGGTCATATAAATTAAACGATAAATGGAGCTTTGGTACCAATTTGGTATTTCAAACGGGTAGACCTGTTACGTATCCTAATGGGCAATATGAGTATGAGGGTGTTTCCATTGCCAGTTATTCCGACAGAAATTCCGATAGATTGCCGGCCTATCATCGTTTAGACCTATCGGTGAACTATAAACCGAACAGAAAACCAAATGCAAAATTAAAAGGCGAGTGGGTATTGGGTATATACAATGCCTATAATCGTAAAAATGCGGCATCGGTTTCCTTTGGTCAGAATATAGAAACAGGAGCCAATGAAGCTACCAGAACCGCCATTTTCGGTATTGTACCATCCATCACCTATAATTTTAAATTTTAA
- a CDS encoding DUF4249 family protein, with product MKNYIKLLLALFTVAIIGCEDVIDVDVQTDTLRLVVEASLDWEKGTTGNEQLITLRTSTPFFETESTNVTGAEVTVTNNATGEVFLFTDQNNGTYTTSTFEPQLEATYTLEILYDGERYVAEDTMNPVPDITDIYQDTEDGFDDETIELHIVFTDFEEEGDNYLFKFERPQDLLPTLETGDDEFINGNEVDWWYEIDDDEDEEIKPLLPGDVVNISMHGISRSYFNYIDIVIDQMGGVGIFEATPVDVKGNCINTTNPDNYAHGYFRVTQKNTVIYTVE from the coding sequence ATGAAAAACTATATAAAACTATTGCTAGCCCTGTTCACGGTTGCTATAATCGGCTGTGAAGATGTTATTGATGTTGATGTACAGACCGATACTTTACGCTTGGTGGTAGAGGCATCCTTAGATTGGGAAAAGGGAACTACCGGTAATGAGCAGTTGATTACCCTACGTACGTCAACACCTTTTTTTGAAACCGAAAGCACCAATGTTACAGGTGCGGAAGTTACCGTGACCAATAACGCTACGGGAGAAGTCTTTCTTTTTACCGATCAGAATAACGGCACATACACCACAAGTACCTTTGAACCACAATTAGAAGCGACATATACCTTAGAGATTTTGTATGATGGCGAACGATATGTTGCCGAAGACACCATGAACCCCGTACCTGATATTACCGATATTTACCAGGATACGGAAGACGGATTTGATGATGAAACCATTGAGTTACATATTGTATTTACCGATTTTGAGGAAGAGGGCGATAATTACCTTTTTAAATTTGAAAGACCACAAGACCTGTTGCCAACATTGGAAACTGGCGATGATGAATTCATAAATGGTAACGAGGTTGATTGGTGGTATGAAATTGATGATGACGAGGACGAAGAAATAAAACCGTTATTACCTGGCGATGTAGTAAATATCAGCATGCACGGTATTTCTAGATCATATTTTAACTATATAGATATTGTTATAGACCAAATGGGCGGCGTAGGTATTTTTGAAGCTACACCGGTTGATGTAAAAGGGAACTGCATTAACACCACCAACCCAGATAATTATGCCCATGGCTACTTTAGGGTTACTCAGAAAAATACGGTAATTTATACGGTAGAGTAG
- a CDS encoding YkgJ family cysteine cluster protein: MNSNLTSILKNVKSVHNDLDKVIGSIDNMCRKGCAHCCYQPIEIVACEELPIAEYINNRIGSDLYKKVRKQIMDWSIHFNEHFAGFESLKTVDDVSHANRAYREKVNEDRLACPFLVNNLCSIYEVRPLSCRSHIELESATLCEKDGLKESTNNIKKIRNYHFEKLIKNPNSTLRYLPVAISRTFGFNKIFKPHPMIKLN; this comes from the coding sequence ATGAATTCCAATCTTACTTCAATCTTAAAAAACGTAAAAAGTGTCCATAATGATTTAGATAAAGTTATTGGGTCAATTGATAATATGTGTAGAAAAGGCTGTGCTCATTGTTGTTATCAACCAATTGAAATAGTCGCGTGCGAAGAATTACCAATTGCCGAGTATATCAATAATAGAATTGGTTCAGATTTATACAAAAAAGTAAGAAAACAAATAATGGATTGGTCAATCCATTTTAATGAACATTTTGCAGGTTTTGAATCTCTTAAAACTGTTGACGATGTATCTCACGCTAACAGAGCTTATAGAGAAAAAGTAAATGAGGATAGACTAGCGTGTCCTTTTTTGGTAAATAATCTTTGCAGTATATATGAAGTAAGACCTTTATCCTGTCGTTCGCATATTGAATTAGAATCAGCTACCCTATGTGAAAAAGATGGTTTAAAAGAATCAACAAATAACATTAAAAAAATAAGAAATTATCATTTTGAAAAACTAATAAAAAATCCAAATTCAACCTTGAGATATTTGCCTGTTGCGATTTCCAGAACTTTTGGATTTAATAAAATCTTCAAGCCTCATCCAATGATTAAATTGAATTAA